The Halobacteriovoraceae bacterium genomic interval TGGTGTGAATAATAATTGTGGTATTGAATATAATTGTTTCTAAAACGTGAGTAAAAAACAGGTGCTCCATAAAATCTTTGATGAAAACTATTAAAGTGATTAGCTCTCATACTATTAAAACCATTTGAAATTTGGATATTAACCTTATTAAATGTCACTGTTTGTCCAGTAGTATACTTTAGTACAAGCTGATTATTTGTAACAGATAGAATATTAAAACTATCAAATGGTCTGACATCTCCATTAAAACCGAATCCATTTCGAGAAAACGAAGTTGTTTCTAGAATATCTCCATTAACTCTATATTCAATTTTTGCAATTTCTCGGTAAAAGTTCTGATATCTTCCTACAACTCTACCTGAGCCATCTTCAGAGAATTCAAAAATCATTCCAACTTGAGATTTAGAAAAGTCAGTATTTAAACTCATATTATCACATAAATAATATAATCTGTTATACCCACAACCATCATTGAAATGATTTCTCTCAAAACTTATATTTGTGACTTGCCACTGTCCAATCATTTGATCTCTATATTGAGTAACGGGATCAGCTTGCTGGTGTGTGTCAGTTGAATTATTATCACTTCCACAGGCAGTTAAAATAACAAACAAAGCGTAGATTAAATTTAATTTTTTCATAAACAACCTCTCTTTTACTTTTAAATAGGCTTTCTTGATTATTTTATTACAGATTAAGTTAAGATTACGGGCCCTTGAAAAGGTTACATACGTGTGTTAAAAGTTTTGCCACCTTCAACTTGCCGAAGACCCACAAAGCTATGTAGAATAAGGAGTCACTATTAGGATAAACTGGTTACCAGGAAGGTTGACTTATGATTTTCCACGAATTTAAATCACAAATGAAAACACTTATTGTACTATTTTCCATTCTGACTCCTTTGTTTGATGCATTTTCAAGTAATCCTCCCACTTGGTTCGTATTAAATCCCCAAACAGGAGCAGTCGTTGCTGGAAAATCTCATAGGCCTCCTCAAGTATCTGAAAATGAGGTTATCATAAGTAAGCAGGATAGAGATATCTATAACAGGTACGTAAAAGACGTTTTTCTACCAAAATTTCAAAGTGTTGACGATCAAACGGCCTCAAAGCTTTTGGCAAAAAGATATGGAATAGGAGTTGAAAAACTTTATCAAATATCCAAAAAGGTTGAAATGCTTAACTATGCGATTAAAAAAGGAAAAGTTACAACCTCACAGTGATTAAATCTTCTGATTTTCCGAGAAAAAATTAAGAGGCTGTCTAACATCAACTTGACCACCGCCCTTGGGTTTAGGGAACTGAATAACACCCAAAACTTGTTTCATACAATTTGTACCTCGTTTGGTGAATCTTGACCTTTTTGCCAAGACTTGAGATTTGGTAACTTTACCATCGTGCCCAATAGTGAATTGCAGATCAATAATACCTTTTACTTGTTCGTTAACTTGCAGTTCCTTTTGATAACAATGTCTAAATTGGGGGAGATATTCTTGTAGTATTTTTCTTAAAACTTCAGGGTCAATGGATCCAAGAACAACAGTTTCTGGTTCCACATAGGCCGTATCAACTCCTTTTTTAGACGATAGACCATAAGTTCCATATGACTTGTTTTTGAATCCATCACGATCGGAGCCTAAGTTTCCGATTTTAGTAGTGGATTGAGTTTTAATTTCAGAGGATTTATTGAGTGAATTTGTTAAACCAGTATTTACAGCAAGTTGGGCATCGGCCTTATTGACTGTGACTTTTTTAGGTGTATTCGTGTTATTTGTAATCGCACTTAGTGAGTTTTCGAATTTGAAATTATAGGCCTTTATTTTAGGTTTCTTTGGTCTTTGCTCTTTCTTTTCTTCAGTTTTTTTAACTTCTGCCACCTTCTCTAACTTCTTGTTCTGCGGTACTTTTTTTTCTTTTTTAGGCTCCGGTTTTGGTTCTCCTTCTTTTGCTTTTGCCACTTCTTTTTCTGGCTGTTTTTCTTCTTTTTGACCAGGCGGTTTATCATCTGATATTTTCTCAGATGTGGGTTGTTCGGAAGGTATAGGTGCCTTGACAACTTTTTTATAGATGACAGGAGTTTCTTCTACATCTTCTTCTTTGAGAGTTGTTACATCTACAAGCAAAAGCGATAAAACACAGGCAAATAAAAGTCCAGTGACTTTGAATAAATGCATCTGAAACTTTCTGTCTCGGCCAAAAAATGGTGCAAATTTCAAAGCTGGTGGTTTGGGAACGATCTTTATAAGTAACTGAACAGAATTATATGTGAAAAGAAGATTTTCTCCTTCTTCTAATGAATGTACAGAATCATCGCTAAATATTGGATTTTGAATATTTGCCAAATTATAGGCCTTAAACTGATCAATCTTATGGATGGTGATATTACCATTTTTGATGGAAATAAAAGGAAATAATGTATCCTCAAAGATTTCAAGTCGAATATTATTTCTTTTTTTACTATCTCCTAGAGTATATGTTCTGTTTTTTAAAGGTAAATATCTGGTGCTAATTATATTCCCATTTGATAATGTTGTTACTTCAATACTGTCCCCTGAACTATCTTTTTGTATACCGAGATCATTTTCTGGAGCGACTTCTGTATCGATAAAGTCTGAATAATCATATTTATATTCATAGACAGGAATATCTAAGCGTTCAAGCTCAGGCTCATCAAATTTGATATCGCAGTACTCACCATCAATAATTGAAAGACCTTCAACTGGTCTTTTTTCTACAAAATGTTCTCTAAAAGTAGTTACATCTATAATTGAGGTTTCCTGATTAACGTCTTCAATGTCATCTTCAATATGTGTTTCTTCAATATAAAAATCAACACTTCCAAAACGTATAACATCACCTAGAGAAAAAAATATTTCTTCCTTTTTATCTCCATTGATGAATGTACCATTAATAGTATCCAGGTCGATTATTTTCCCAGAGTCCGGGCCCGCTAAATTGATAATGGCGTGATAATAAGAGACAGATGGGTCATTAATTAAAATATCGCAATTAGGCGCTCTTCCTACAATAAGTTGTGACTGATCAAGATTGCGTTGATACAGGACCTCTCCCTCTTTGTAGGCCGTAATTTTTAAGTAATTCATTTCCTGCGCAGTCGAAAACATTTTATTCACCACTTAAGCAATTACTTTTCAAGCTCTTTTAGCTTTTTGGCAACGAGCTCATTTAATTGTTTTGCCATAGTGTTTATATCGGAATTATTTGAATTTTCTTTATTACTTAATACTTCATTTGAAAATTGATATTGACCATCCTTGTAGAGAGCAAATGCATAATATGTTGCAATGTCGGCCCGTTTCACAAATTCTGAATCAATTTTTGTAAAATAAGTTAACGCTTCCTTTGGTTTGTTGTCTAAAACATAGGCAGTACCAATTGCAGCGAGCACATCGATATCCTCAGGAGCACTACTTAACAAACTATTTAAATAATTAATAGATGACTGATAATGTCCGAATTCAAGTTGTAACTGTGCAAGATTAAAAACAGGAGTTTTTAAATGTTTTGCAGTATTAATTGCTTTTTTGAAATGTAAATTTGCCTTGGCCCATTGTGAGTTGGACAAATATATAACTCCTAAATTATTTAAAGCTGTTGCTTTCGTAAGTTGAGTGCTTTTTTTAGAATTTAGTGATAGACCGTAATAAAACTTGGATTTAATGATATCTCCCTTATAGTAATAACAACTCGCAAGAGCATTCCAATATTCGGCCGATTCATTTTCTGGATTATAAAATTGCATGAGATCTTTGAGACCTTCCTTCACATCACCAGAATAGCACTGTGAAATAGATTTTACATATAAACTTTTCTCCAAATTTAAAATTCTACCTTTACTATATCGTATTAAAGATTCATGAGCGAGGACGTCTTTTCTCTCATCATTGATTTCAGTGAATAGGGTTTTTTGAGCACAAGAAGATAAGAATATCATTATAATTGTGAAAACTTTCATTTATTCGCTCCCACAAGATCTATCGTTCCTGTCTTGAGAGACGCAGGATATCGATGGTTGATTTTTTTGATTAATTGGTTTTTTTGTAAAATGGTGTGATTAATTGCCATGATATCTGTATCTTTTAGAATACTTTCTGAAATAGTATTAAATGATTTGATCTCTTTATCCAAATTATGTATTACTTGTTTCATTGCTCCTTTAAAACCTGTAATATACTCTTTTGGCATTTTGGGAGGAGTGAAATTTTCGATTTGTTTTTTTAGCTCTTCATAAAAAGATATCAAAATTTCATAGGAACGAAGAATTTGCTCTGGATCACCACTACTAATAAAACGGTTTGAGGTATTTGAAATATCTTTTAATAGCTGAAATTTTTCTTCTAGAGATTTATTGTAGTGATTTTCATCAAAATCTTTGTTTGACGGTAACGAATATAATTTAAAGTTTAACTGTTTTGGAATATTCTCAGAAAAATTTTCAAAATCTTTATATGTTAAATACTGATTAATACTTTTATTCTCGATATTAAAATGAGATTGTACAAGAGAATCAAGTAACTTTTGGATTTTTTTCTTTTTTGATTCTTCCCCGTTATATTTATTAATTTTATAGATTTCAAAATAGGTAACAAAATATTCTGTATTATATTGTTGAAAACGTGATTTGAAATGATCATATAATTTAATCATATTATCTGAATCTAAACCATCAGCGTAATGCAAAAGTGTTTTATGATAGAGATCACTGATTAGTGTATTTGGTAGACTACATTTATCAAGAAATTTGAAACTATTAAAAATTTCATTATGGTCACTTATAACCAAATTTAGAGAGTGGTATCTTTCAAAAATTTCATTTTTTAGATCGTATTTTTCATTACAGTATCTTTCTAGTAGAAACTTAGTGAGTTTAATTGAATTTTCAAAATCTTGTAGTTTGAAATATCTAATAGACATACTATTTAAATCACTTCTGATTTCATTTACCTCTTTAGATGAAAAATAACTTAGGGCAGTTTTTAACCAGCTCGATGATTTGCTCGTTTCATTTATTTTTAAATAGAGTATTGAAGAGTTATAAGCAGCTTTTGCTTTAACTGATTTAGGATATCTTTCATCGTCAAAGATTTTTTTATAACCAACAATCGCTTCGCTATTTTTACCATTTTTAGATAGTTTATCGAAATCTTCAAAAAGTAAATTCGCTAAAATAACTTCTGCTTTATCAATATAACTTTTCTCGAAACTTAAATAGCCAGATCTCATTTGTTTGATCCAGTAATTTACCCTTGGAGTATTTTTTTCTTTAATTCTTATATCAATAACACTTGTGAGCATCTTTCGTTGTAAATTTACACTTTCTTTATAATGTTGATTGAATTTTTTAATCACTTCAACTGCTTCAACATATTTTTTATTCGTAAAATAAAGGGCATATAAATTTTCAAATATTTTTGAACTATTTTGATCTTGAGGCCAATAGGTAATAAATTTATTGTAGGCATATTCTAACTCGTAATCACGTGATTTTTTAGTCAATTCAACTTTTTCTAACGAACTTAAAATAGCATCAATGTTCTTTCTACTTTTATCATCTTTTACTACTTGTTTTAAGTTATTCTTGCTATTTTTTTCTATTGTCTCAAACGATTTTTTATAATAAATAATTGCATCTTTGTATTTAGATAATGAGAAGAATGTCTCTCCTTGCAGGTATTCGTAATTTGATCTATCTTTTGGATCTAATCCTATAAGTATATTAAAATAACTTATGACTCGTTTAAGTAATTTAGGATCAAAGTCTTTTATTTTTATTTTCCCATTTCTGGTTAATGTTAACTGATGAAGGCCAACAATTTCTTTAATTTTTTCTATCGCATCGAGTGTTTGAGAATCGTTAAGTTGCTTACTTCTTTTCATTTTAAGAAGTTTGATAGAAGTATTGTAAAAGTTACTGAATTTTTTGAACTGTTTATAAACATTTAAATATTCAAGCTGATAATTCCCAATTGATTCTTTTTGTTTGTAACGAATAGACTTTTTCAATCCAGAATTTAAAACTAAAAGTGTTTCTTTATAATCTCCATTTTCAGTTGTAGATTTAGACATTTTGATTAAATATTCAGAAGGATCATTTACATTTTTTAAATAAAAGAGAACACCTTCAGGTATTTTACCTGCGTGAATATGAAATAAACCAACAGAATTAAATATTTGTTCAGACATATCAATATACTTTTTTGTTAAACTCTCTGTATATGAAAGTTTTAAAAGCTCTATTGCCTTTGTGTGTTTTTTTATTTTAAAATAGCACCAGGCGTTATTAAAAAGGTGCTTGGTATACCACTCATCCCCAGGCCTTTTTAAAGCGTAATTATAATACTTGATCGCCTTTTCATATTGTTTTTCATTGTAGTAATGATCTCCTAAAGACGTCCACGCATTGTACTGTGTACCTTTTGATATTGACTGCTCGGCCAGGGCCCTTAATAAATATTTTTCCGTTTGGTTATTGTCTCCATAATCTCTCGAATTTAGAGCAAGCGTGTAGTAAACATCTGGTCTAGATCTAAAGTGGGGATATTTTGATAAAATATTTATACCAAAACGTTCTACTTTGATATTTAATTTTTTAGATTCTCTAAAAAAGTAATCCCTTCCAAATTGCTCTCTTTTTTTTGGAGATGATGAAAGATATGAATTGTTTTCTTTTGTCTTGATAAGTCCAATTTTCTCTGTGTAAAGTTCTAATAATCGGTATTCAAGTTGTGCACTTTTCTTTTTCACTTTTTCAATAAGTAGAATCTCTCTGTTTACTGCCTTCATGAGCTTATGCCATCGATTCTGTTGAAATTTATCAACAGAATCTTCTGCACTCGCTATGAGTGAAAAATCTAAAAATAAAAGGAGAATAAAAAAACGCATTAATTGTAATCTCCTTGAACAATAAATTTAAATTTAGGATAACCAGCAATAGCAGCAGTATGCATTACTTGTTGCATCACTTCGTATGGTAGAGTTTCATCAAGGACAATGTTTATTTTTTCAGTTAAC includes:
- a CDS encoding tetratricopeptide repeat protein; this encodes MRFFILLLFLDFSLIASAEDSVDKFQQNRWHKLMKAVNREILLIEKVKKKSAQLEYRLLELYTEKIGLIKTKENNSYLSSSPKKREQFGRDYFFRESKKLNIKVERFGINILSKYPHFRSRPDVYYTLALNSRDYGDNNQTEKYLLRALAEQSISKGTQYNAWTSLGDHYYNEKQYEKAIKYYNYALKRPGDEWYTKHLFNNAWCYFKIKKHTKAIELLKLSYTESLTKKYIDMSEQIFNSVGLFHIHAGKIPEGVLFYLKNVNDPSEYLIKMSKSTTENGDYKETLLVLNSGLKKSIRYKQKESIGNYQLEYLNVYKQFKKFSNFYNTSIKLLKMKRSKQLNDSQTLDAIEKIKEIVGLHQLTLTRNGKIKIKDFDPKLLKRVISYFNILIGLDPKDRSNYEYLQGETFFSLSKYKDAIIYYKKSFETIEKNSKNNLKQVVKDDKSRKNIDAILSSLEKVELTKKSRDYELEYAYNKFITYWPQDQNSSKIFENLYALYFTNKKYVEAVEVIKKFNQHYKESVNLQRKMLTSVIDIRIKEKNTPRVNYWIKQMRSGYLSFEKSYIDKAEVILANLLFEDFDKLSKNGKNSEAIVGYKKIFDDERYPKSVKAKAAYNSSILYLKINETSKSSSWLKTALSYFSSKEVNEIRSDLNSMSIRYFKLQDFENSIKLTKFLLERYCNEKYDLKNEIFERYHSLNLVISDHNEIFNSFKFLDKCSLPNTLISDLYHKTLLHYADGLDSDNMIKLYDHFKSRFQQYNTEYFVTYFEIYKINKYNGEESKKKKIQKLLDSLVQSHFNIENKSINQYLTYKDFENFSENIPKQLNFKLYSLPSNKDFDENHYNKSLEEKFQLLKDISNTSNRFISSGDPEQILRSYEILISFYEELKKQIENFTPPKMPKEYITGFKGAMKQVIHNLDKEIKSFNTISESILKDTDIMAINHTILQKNQLIKKINHRYPASLKTGTIDLVGANK
- a CDS encoding FHA domain-containing protein; this translates as MFSTAQEMNYLKITAYKEGEVLYQRNLDQSQLIVGRAPNCDILINDPSVSYYHAIINLAGPDSGKIIDLDTINGTFINGDKKEEIFFSLGDVIRFGSVDFYIEETHIEDDIEDVNQETSIIDVTTFREHFVEKRPVEGLSIIDGEYCDIKFDEPELERLDIPVYEYKYDYSDFIDTEVAPENDLGIQKDSSGDSIEVTTLSNGNIISTRYLPLKNRTYTLGDSKKRNNIRLEIFEDTLFPFISIKNGNITIHKIDQFKAYNLANIQNPIFSDDSVHSLEEGENLLFTYNSVQLLIKIVPKPPALKFAPFFGRDRKFQMHLFKVTGLLFACVLSLLLVDVTTLKEEDVEETPVIYKKVVKAPIPSEQPTSEKISDDKPPGQKEEKQPEKEVAKAKEGEPKPEPKKEKKVPQNKKLEKVAEVKKTEEKKEQRPKKPKIKAYNFKFENSLSAITNNTNTPKKVTVNKADAQLAVNTGLTNSLNKSSEIKTQSTTKIGNLGSDRDGFKNKSYGTYGLSSKKGVDTAYVEPETVVLGSIDPEVLRKILQEYLPQFRHCYQKELQVNEQVKGIIDLQFTIGHDGKVTKSQVLAKRSRFTKRGTNCMKQVLGVIQFPKPKGGGQVDVRQPLNFFSENQKI